The nucleotide window CGTTGAGACCGCGTGGGCGGGGCGCAGAGGCCCTACAGGGCAGCGCTCAGGGTCTCGCACACCTCGGCGCTCGACGGCCGGTCAGTGGGCGAACGACTGAGCATGTGGGGGATGAGGGAGCCCAGCACTCCGGGCACGTCCACGGGGCGGTGAGGGCCCGCCACGATGGCTCGCCGCTGATCCTCGCGGGACGCGTCGTCCGGATAGTCGACGTGCCGCCACCCGGTCGCGCTGATGAACAGTGAAGCCCCGAGCGCGTAGACGTCCGCCTCACGCGTTGGCGTCGCCGTGCCGGATTCCAGGACGCTCGCCGAGATTTCCGGCGCCTCGTAGTGGACGAGACACCCCCGGTACGGGAAGTCATATCCTCGGGGAACTGCCCCGCCCCGGGCGAGGGCGAGATCAATCAAGAATGATTCGGCCGTCCGTCCGAGGATGAAATGGGCGGGTTGAACATCCCCGTGCACCCACCCCTTTTCATGCAGCGCAGCGAGGGCGACGGCACACGAAAGGGCCTCGCCGACGTCCGGCGCCGTCGACGCATTCTCGAACCGATGCGGTTCCCACAGCTCGTATAGGCTGTCGCCCTTCCGCCATGGCTGAGCGCTCCACGTGCCTCGCTCCCATTCCCCGCTGAGAATCCGCTCACGGCTCAACTGCCGGAGAATGGCGGCTTCTCGGGCAGGCGCAAGAGCCGTCCAGGCGTGAGTCCTACTGGCGTAGCCAACTTTCACGGCGTAGGGGCCAAGCTCTGTTTTCACCTCCCACACAGTGGATCCGCGCCGGTTGAGAACGAGGCTCAAAGGGCCGGGGTTGAGGGAATTCAGTGCACCCTCGGGCGGCTCGTACGGTCCATCGGAATTCATGAGTTCACCTTCCAACGGCGGAGCCGACCCCCGGGTTGGAGATCGGCTCCACGCACTTCACGGGCCGGACACTACCGGCGGTCAGACATTGCGGTAGTCGCGCCCGCAGTCGGAGTCACACTGCGCCGCGTTCTCGCCGTTCACGGTCCACAGGTCGTCCATGACCATGAAGCCGGCGGCCTTGATCGCGTGGGCGGTCGCCTGCACCTCGGCCGGCACTCGACCACCACCGCCGGGGCGCGGGTTGTGTTCCAGGAAGCGGCCCGCGTACTTCTCGCAGAACTCGCGGTAGTCAGCGGTGTGCAGGATGAACGAGTGAAGCGCGCCGTCGACGTCGTCGCTTGGAACCATCTTCACCGTGGCCGTGGCGACCGTGGCGAGGAAAGTGATGGCCTGATCGGTTGCGCGTTCCGCCTTCTCCTTGTCGTACCCGAAGTGCACCATGGTGAATTCCGCGATGCTGTCGAAAAGTTCTGAATCGACCAGCGCGCGGCCGGTCCGAAGGTCGTTACTGATAGCCGTCATGGCTGCTTTCCTCCTGATTGGTTTGGAGAGCTGTACTTGCCGCCCACTCGCGCTGTTGGCGGGTGGGAGTGGTACCCGCTCTCTGCCCGGAGCCGCCGTTGTGAACTCGCACGCAGAAAACGGAACTTGTGGGTCTGATAGCTCAGTCGGCGGTCCTACTCAGGCAGCCCCGCGCAGCGCTTTCGATGGAGCTTTGAGAGTGCGGTGAGTTGGCGCTGCTCGGCTTCCGTTGCGGGACGGACACGGGTCCATGGCGCCTGCCAACGAAATCCGGTCGGTCGGATCATGTGGACGACACCGCCCGGAGCGATGTGGGCAATGACGCCAACCATTTCGTGGGTGGACTCGTAGACCCGCATACCAACCCACAGCCCGGTCTTTCCGTACGGCTTGGGGTGGCGCCTCACAGCAGGAGTCGGTATTCCCGGCTGCGACGATTCGCGTCGGCGACGTCCGGAGGCAGCGCGTCCGACTGCTGTGTCGGAAGCATTGCCGACGGGTCGACTTCCCATTCCTTGCCTCCATTCAGCGGACGGAGTTGGTAGCGCGGCCCCTCGTGGCCCATAACGCGGCCCACACGACCCGTTCTCGCGTCCCGGGCGACTTCCCCCGGCTCCCACACTCGCGGGTGCTCACGCGGACTTTCATGGCCGTTTCATGGGGCAACCGTCTTTCGAGGCCCTCCCGCACCATGAGCAACAACGGCGCCGACGGGCCCATGTAGCCACCTCGGGGCACCCATTCCGGCGCGAGCCGCCAGAACCCACCCGCCTCGATCAGGCCGGCGAGTAAGGCCGCGTCGTCGCGCTCGGGGGTAGCTCTCTCGTCCATCGCTCCGGGCCCCTTGCTGTGGCGTTCGTCCCTTGTGGTGATCTCTGCTCGCTCTAGGCAACCGTCCCGCTACCGGCGGCGGTACCGTTGTGACAGCGGCAGGACTTAAGAGCTTTAAGCGGCTTCACAGCGCGGGGAGTTGAGGACCAGTGGCTACGCCGGAACCGAACGAGGGGCTTGAGCGCCTTTACCGGGAAACCGGCTGGACGCTGCGTCAGTTCGCGCAGGAGATCAACCGGCTAGGGACGGAACGTGGGACCCCCCTCCGATACCGAGAACCATCGGTGCACCAGTGGCTCAAGGGGCACAAGCCGAGAGAGGACGTGCGTCCGCTGATCTTGGAAGCCCTCGCCCGCAGGTTGCGCCGCCCCGTGACGGCCGGCGAGGCAGGGCTCCCCCCGGCGGCCGGAGATCAGCAAGCCGACCACCCCAGTACGGTGGAAGGGCTGTTAGATCTGGGGAGGCAGGACATGGACCCATCCCGTCGGAGCATTCTCGGGGTCGGCCTGTTCTCCGTCGCGCTGACAATTCCCAACTGGCCCGATGTCATCGGCCGAATGCAAGCCGTTCAGAAAGGCCATGTTCAGCGGATAGGGATGACGGACGTTCAAACCGTCGCCGCCATGACCGAGCGAATCTCTGACCTCGACGACCAGTTCGGCGGGCGGACCGCGCGGCCCATGGCTGCGGCATTCCTCGTGAACACAGCGGCCCCGTACCTACGCGCAGAGGCGCCGGCCGACGTGCGTAAGGCCATGATGGGTGCCGTCTCTGACCTCTGCTACCTCACGGGATACATGGCGGTGGACGAGGGGCTGCACGGATTGGCCCAGCGCTATTACCTCAAGGCGCTTGAGCTTGCCGGGGCTTCCGAGGATCACCTGACGTTCTGCACCACGCTGCGGGGCATGAGCGTTCAGGCCGTCGACATGGGGCACGGCGCGGAGGCGATGAGGCTTGCGGATGCCGCTGCTGCTGCCTCACCGAAAGCGGGCCCTCGAATGCGCGCGTTCCTTGCCGGACAGCAAGCCCATGCGGCAGCGCAGACGGGGGCGCGAGTGGCTGCCCGCGCATACCTCCGCGAAGCCGAAGTGGCCATGGAAAAGGCAGAGTCCCAGTCCAAGGCTTTCGGCTCGTACGACCCTTCCTCATTGCTCTACCACACGAGCCAAGTGCGCTTTGTGTTGGGCGATGTCGCCGGATCGATTGCGGCAATGCAGCAGTCGGACAACATCCGCCAGAGCGTCTATCGGCGCGCTCGCGTCCGGCACCGCTGCACCCTCGCTGAGCGTCAGCTCGACCTGGGCCACCTTGAGGCAGCCTGCCAGACTTGGACGCTCGCGCTGGACGACTACCCGAGTCTGCAATCCGGTCGGGCAGATGAGCGGATCAAAACCATGCACAGCCGCATTAGGCCGTACCTCAGGAATCACGCTGCCCGAGACCTTTTCGAGAAGGCGCGGTTGGTTACACCAGCGGAACTGCTTCCTCGATAGCCTGAGGTGGCAGAAGACAAGGAATCAATCTGGGGGATTGTGGATCAGGGCGTGGCCGCAATTCTGGGGGCCGCCGTCGGAGCTGTGGCCACTGGAGGGCGGCGTATATGGCCTCGGCGTCGGCCCACCGGATGCAGCGTCGGCAAGCGCGCCGCGAAGCGTATTCGAACTTTCTCAATGAGCTCCAAAAGTGCGAAACGCTCTGGCGTGCGTGACCGCGGTGATCAGGACCGCGACCGTGACCAACGGTGTCACTCGCTCCGCTCGCGCACATCCACGAGGGTGCCGCCCGCGTGCCCGATCAGGGTCTTCGGGTCGAGGGGGAAGACGGTGTACGGGGTGCCCGCCGCCGCCCACACCACCGCGTGGTCGAGCAGTCCGCGGTCGGCGAGGACCCGGGTCTTCGTACGGTGGCCGAAGGGCGGCACGCCCCCGATCGCGTACCCGGTCGTCTCCCTGACCAGGTCGGCCCCGGGGCGGGTGACCTTCGCCGCGCACAGTTCGCGGCGCACCAGCTCCACGTCCACCCGGGAGGAACCGTCCACGAGGACGAGCACCGGTACGCCGTCGGCCTCGAAGACGAGCGACTTCACGATCGCGCTGAGCTCACAGCCGATCGCGGCGGCGGCTTCCGCCGCTGTGCGGGTGGCCTCGGGGAAGCGGCGGACCTCGACCTCCAGGCCCAGTTCGCGCAGGGCCTCGGCGAAGCGCGGGTGGGCCTCGGACGGGGTGGCCGGAGTGGCCTCGGGTGTACTCATCCCCGCACGCCAGCGGTCGGTGTACGGCACATGCGACATGGTTTCGGAGTGTGGGCCACCGTGACGACGTGCCTTCAGCGCCCGGCGCGCAGGACCGCCGCCACCACCGGGCCCGCCGCGTCGCCGCCGTGGCCGCCCGACTGGACGACCGCGGCTGCGGCCAGGTCGTCGCTGAATCCGGTGAACCAGCTGTTGGACACGCTCTGTCCGTCGACCTCCGCCGAGCCCGTCTTGGCGCCCTTGTCGCCGCCGACCGAGGCCATGGCGGCCTTGCCGGTGCCCCAGGTCGCCGTCGCCCGCATCATCGTGTTGAGCTGCGCGGTGACGTAGCCCGGGAGCGAGCGGGACGCCTTGGCGAGCTGCCGGCCGTCCAGGGACTGCGGCACGATGACCGGCTGGCGGAAGGTGCCGTTGCGGGCGGTGGCGGTGATGGACGCGATGTTGAGGGCGTTCATCTGTACCGTGCCCTGGCCGATGTACTGCGCCGCGGCTTCGCCGCCGACCGCCTCGGGAATGCTGCCGTCGGTCGAGAAGATGCCGGTCTTCCAGTCGAGGCCGATCCCGAAGACGTCCCGTGCCTCCTTGCCGAGCGCCGAGTCGTCGGCCACCTCGTCGATCTTCTTGATGAAGGCCGTGTTGCAGGAGCGCGCGAAGCTCGTCGTGAACGTGTCGGTCGGCGGGAGGAGGAAGTGGTCCAGGTTGTGGAAGGTGTTTCCCTCGTACAGCACGTCCTTGGGGCATTCGACCGGGGCGTTCGCGGAGACGAGACCCTTCTCGATCAGCAGCGCCGCCGTCACGATCTTCAGCGTGGAGCCGGGCGCCTGCTTGCCCTGCATCGCCGCGTTGAAGTCAGTCACCGGGTTGTTGGCGACCGCGCTGATCGCGCCCGTCGAGGGCTGCACCGCCACCACCGACGCCTGGTCGAACTGCATCACCGCCCGCTCGGCCGCCGCCTGGGCCCCGGCCTCGATCGTCGTCCGGAGCTTGCCGGGCTTCCCCTTCGTCAGGTTCAGCAGCGTCGTCTTCGGCGCCGACTCCCCGGCCGGTTCGATCCAGGTCTCGATGCCCGCCGTGCCGCCGCTCTTCGCCCCGTACTTCTCCCGCAGCGTGGCCAGCACCGGCGCCAGCGACGGGTACGTCTCCTTGTCGAGGACCTTGTCGTTGCGGTCGACGGCCTCGATCTCCGGCGTCGACGCCTGGCCCGTCCGCAGCGTCGCCCCGTCGGTCAGCTGCGGGTGGATCACCGTGGGCTCCCAGTCGACGAGTGCCTTGCCGCTGGTCAGACCCCGCACCACGGTCAGTTCGGAGGCGTACGACAGGGTCTTCGACGTGCCCTCGTACGACACCGTCGCCTTCACCGTGTACGGCACCTTCGAGCCCACCGCGGCACCCGGAGTGATCACGGCCTTGGTGACATGGGCGTCCTCGGTGTAGCCGGTGAGCAGCTGTGCGGCGCCTGCCTCGTTGTTGGTGAGCAGGGACGCGGCCGTCGCGTCACCGGCTGCCCACGCCTTCAGGAAATCCTTCGAGGTCCCGGCTATCTCCGCCTCGCTGAGCGGCCCGGTCTTCACCTCCGAAGAGGTGCCCGTGGCTCTCAGCCCGTCGTCCTCGCTGCCGCCCCCGACCACGGTGTACGCGCCGTATAAGGCGCCGCCGGCCATCACTGCGAACACGCCGCCTATGACGGCGACCTTTCCCCCACTGCGCATCGTGCGGTCCCCTCCCCAGGAGTCCCCCTTGAACGTTTTCAAGGGGGATTTTCCGGCACTCTACGGGAGAGCGGAGACAGGCGGGGCGGCTGTTATGGGACCGGGATCAGACCCACGTATCGAGCCACATCCGGTCCCGCCAGGACGTGTCCGGGAGGGACGTGCCCGTGTACAGCGGCCAGAAGTACACGAAGTTCCACACGATGAGCAGCACCAGAATCCCCGCGGCCACCGCCCCCAGCGTCCGGCGGCGCTCTCCGGACGGATCGCCGGCCGGCAGGCCAGGGTCCTCCGGGTCCTTCCCGGTCCGGGCCTCCGCGGCGGGCCCGATCAGCGCGCCGGTCATCATCGCGACCGCCAGGCACAGGAACGGCACGAAGACGACCGCGTAGAACAGGAAGATCGTCCGCTCCTGGTAGAAGAACCACGGCACCCAGCCCGCCGCCACCCCGCACGCGATCGCGCCGGCCCGCCAGTCACGCCGGAAGAACCACCGCCACAGCACGTACAGCAGGGCGAAGCACGAGGCCCACCACAGCATCGGAGTGCCGATCGCCAGCACCTCGCGCGCGCACTTGCCGGTCGCCGACGCCGCGCAGCCCGCCTGCTCCTCGTAGAAGTAGGAGACAGGGCGGCCGAGCACGATCCAGCTCCACGGATTGGACTCGTACGTGTGCCCCGACGTCAGCCCGACATGGAATTCGTACACCTGGTACTCGTAGTGCCACAGGCTGCGCAGCCAGTCCGGCAGCCAGGTGAACGAGCCGCCCTTGCCCTCCGTCGCCGCCCAGTTCCGGTAGTACCCCTTGTCCGTGACGATCCAGCCCGTCCACGTCACGAGATACGTGCCGATCGCGACCGGCACCGTGGAGAGGAACGCGGGCAGCAGATCCCGGCGCAGTACGGCGACGTACGGCTGCACCGCACCCGCCGTGCGCCGCGCGCCCACGTCCCACAGCACCGCCATCACACCGAACGCGGCCAGGATGTACAGACCGTTCCACTTGGTCCCGAAGGCGAGCCCCAGCATCAGGCCCGCCGCGAGCCGCCACGGCCGCCACCCCAGTCGCAGCGTCTTTGCGATCCGGGCGTCGGGGCGCGTGACCCCCTCCGCGTCGACCGGCAGCGCGTCCGCCAGTCTGCGGCGCGCCCGGTCCCGGTCGGCCACCAGGCATCCGAAGGCCGCGAGCACGAAGAACATCAGCACCAGGTCCAGCAGCGCGGTGCGGCTCATCACGAAGTGCAGTCCGTCCACGGCGAGCAGCAGCCCCGCCAGACAGCCCAGGAACGTGGAGCGGAACAGTCTGCGGCCGATGCGGCACAGCATCAGCACGGAGAGCGTGCCCAGCACCGCCACCATGAAGCGCCAGCCGAACGGCGTGAAGCCGAAGAGCTGCTCACCGGCGCCGATGATCCACTTGCCGACCGGCGGATGGACGACATAGCCGGGATCCACCGGGATCGGCACCTTCGAAGGATCAGCGAGAATCGACTTGTCGATGTCCTTGGGCCAGGCGCCCTCGTAGCCCTGGTTGACGAGCGCCCAGGCGTCCTTCGCGTAGTACGTCTCGTCGAATATCACCGCGTCCGGCTTGCCGAGGTTCCAGAACCGCAGCAGCCCGGCGACCAGCGCCACCAGCAGCGGTCCGCCCCAGGCGGACCAGCGGACCAGACGGCCCGCCAGGGCCGGAGGCGCCCCGAGCACCGCCCAGAACCGGCGTCCGGGACGTGTGTACGGCGGTACCAGCCGTTCACGAAGCCCTGTCTCCTGCCGGGGCACGTGGCCGAAGCGGCGCAGCCGCTGCTGCCAGGCAGGCGGCTGCGCACCGTAGGGTTCCCCGGCGTCCTGGCCCTGCCGCGCTTCGGGTGCAGTACTCGTCACCGCGCCATCGTAGGGAACGCATCTGTGCGAAGGGTGCCGCCCGTGCTGGGAGGATGGCTCCTGTGACTGGATCGACTGGAACGCTGGTACTCGCAGGAACCCCCATCGGCGACATGGCGGACGCTCCGCCACGACTCGCCGCCGAGTTGTCGACGGCCGACATCGTCGCCGCCGAGGACACCCGGCGGCTGCGCCGTCTCACCCAGGCGCTGGGGATCCGGACCACGGGGCGTGTCGTCTCCTACTTCGAGGGCAACGAGACGGCCCGTACGCCGGAACTCGTCGAGGCACTGGCCGCAGGCGCCCGCGTCCTGCTCGTCACCGACGCCGGAATGCCGTCCGTCTCCGACCCGGGCTACCGGCTCGTCGCCGCGGCCGTGGAGAAGGACATCAAGGTCACCGCCGTTCCGGGACCCTCGGCCGTGCTGACCGCGCTCGCGCTGTCCGGTCTGCCCGTGGACCGTTTCTGCTTCGAGGGCTTCCTGCCGCGCAAGGCGGGTGAACGCCTCGGCAAGCTCCGTGAGGTCGCCGGCGAGCGCCGCACGATGGTCTTCTTCGAGGCCCCGCACCGGCTCGACGACACCCTCGCGGCGATGGCCGAGGTGTTCGGAGCGGACCGCAGGGCGGCCGTGTGCCGCGAGCTGACCAAGACGTACGAGGAAGTGAAGCGCGGCCCGTTGGGGGAGCTCGCCGTCTGGGCGGCCGAGGGCGTACGCGGCGAGATCACCGTCGTCGTCGAGGGCGCCACGGCCTCCGGCGACGAGGGCCTGGACGCCGAGGAGCTGGTGCGCAGGGTGCAGGTGCGCGAGGAGGCGGGGGAGCGCCGCAAGGAGGCCATCGCCGCCGTCGCCGCCGACGCGGGCCTTCCCAAGCGCGAGGTGTTCGATGCGGTGGTAGCGGCAAAGAACGCGGCTCGAACTGCCCCCGCCGAGGGCAAGCATTAATCTGAGAGGTAAAGCCCGAGTCGCGTACCGGGCCCCTTGGCCACGAGGAGGCCAAGACCGCTCAAATACTCGGCTCGACCTGGTGCGCTCACGCCGGGAAAGGCGTCCACTGGATGGTGGGACGCATTCCCCGGAGTGCTTGTCCGCCGGACAAGAGGAGCAGGCATGAGCGAGATCGCAGCAACCACCGTGCATGAGGCGTACGCGTTCGCCTGCATGAGGTGTGGTTACGGCTGGGAACAGGCGTACGAGATCGAGCACCACGTCGACGGTTCCGGCCACGAGTTCGTCGTCTACAAGGCGGACGGGCAGCGCGTGCCCTCCCCGCTGTCCACTCCGACCTGCGCGAACTGCGGTGCGCACGTCGTCAGGATCATGCGGGCCGGCCGGGTGTCGACGGTCCAGCATCTGCTCGAGAACGAGTCTCCCGAGAGGACCGCGTCGGCCCCCGCACCGGTCGCGGCGTCGGTCGCGTCTGGGTCCGCGTCGGGGACCACGCCAGGGTCCATGCCAGGGTCCACGCCGGGACCGTCGACGGGTTCCTCGACCGAGCCGGAGCACCACTGGCGCTTCTCCCACCTGCTGCACCCCTTCCACCGCAGGTGAGCCGCTGCCCGTGATCCTCGTACGATCGTGGGCATGAGCCGTACGGAAGCCCCGCCACTGCCCGAGCCCCTGCGGGTGCCGGTCGCCGATTCGCACACCCACCTCGACATGCAGGACGGAACCGTCGAGGAGGCCCTGGCCAGGGCCGCCGCCGTCAATGTGACGACCGTGGTCCAGGTCGGCTGCGACGTGGCGGGCTCGCGCTGGGCCGCCGAGACCGCGGCGGCCCACGCCGCCGTGCACGCGTCCGTCGCCCTTCACCCCAACGAGGCGCCCCGCATCGTGCACGGCGACCCGCAGGGCACCGCGCGCCAGGGCGTCAGGGAGCCGGGCGGGAAGGCGGCGCTCGACGAAGCGCTCGCCGAGATCGACGCGCTGGCCGCCCTCGACCACGTACGCGGCGTCGGCGAGACGGGCCTCGACCACTTCCGTACGGGCCCCGAGGGCATGGCCGCCCAGGAGGAGTCCTTCCGCGCCCACATCGAGATCGCCAAACGCCACGGCAAGGCCCTCGTCATCCACGACCGCGAGGCGCACGCGGACGTCCTGCGCGTCCTCGCCGACGCCGGCGCCCCCGAGCGGACCGTCTTCCACTGCTACTCCGGCGACGCCGACATGGCCCGGATCTGCGCGGACGCCGGCTACTTCATGTCCTTCGCGGGCAACGTCACCTTCAAGAACGCCCAGCCGCTGCGCGACGCCCTGGCCGTCGCGCCGACGGAGCTGGTCCTGGTCGAGACGGACGCCCCCTTCCTGACCCCCGCCCCGTACCGCGGACGACCCAACGCGCCCTATCTCATCCCGGTCACGCTGCGCGCGATGGCCGAGGTGAAGGGCGTCGGCGAGGACGTCCTGGCAGCGGCGATCGCGGACAACACGGCACGCGCATTCGACTACTGAGCGGTTCCTGAGCGATTATCCGAGTCTCTGTCGAGGGCGAGGGGACACGCTGGACGGCCGGAAGGCTTTGGAGAGTCACCCGACCTCCGCTATCGTCCCCGCGCATTCGGATCGCAAGGCCGATCTTCTGGAGCGTCGTGAGCAATTCGCAGGGCAGTCACCGTGCAGGGCGCGGCGGTCGTCGGTCGTCGGCCGCACCGGTCGCCGCCGCACCCCCCGTCTCCCTCCACGAAGAGCCGACGCTCGTGGACGCGTCGTGGGCCGGCACGGCCGTCCATGACCCGACCATGGTCGACACCCCCCTGGTGCCCCGTCAGACGGCAGGCACCGAAGGCGCCACCGGTCGCGCGGCCACCGTCGGCGGCGGTGGCGGACGTGCCACCGGCACCGGGCGTGCGACCGGCACCGGTCGTGGCTCCAGGCGCCGCAAGAGCACCCGGAGCACCGCGGGCGCCGAGGGCCTGCGAAGATTCGTTCCGCAGGCCCTGGTCGTCGCGTTCCTGGCCGGCGGCACCTCGGCGTTCGTCGTCCACGACAAGGCCATCCGGCTGAGCGTCGACGGGAAGCCCCGCACCCTGCACACCTTCGCCGACGACGTCGGTGAACTCCTCAAGGACGAGGGCGTCGCCATCGGCGAACACGACCTCGTGGCCCCGGCCCCCGGAGCCGAACTGGACAGTGGCGACGAGGTCGTCGTCCGCTACGGGCGCCCCGTCACGCTCACCCTCGACGGCCACCGCCGCCAGGTGTGGACCACCGCCGAGACCGTCGACGAGGCCCTGCGCCAGTTCGGGGTACGCGCCGAGGGGGCGTACCTCTCGGCCTCCCGCTCCTCCAGGATCGGCCGCAGCGGCCTGACCCTCGACATCCGCACCGAACGCACCGTGACGTTCATGGCCGACGGCCGAGAACGCACTCTGCGTACCAACGCCTCCACCGTCCGCGAGGCCGTCGCCCAGGCCGGTATCACGCTGCGGAACCAGGACACCACCTCCGTGTCCCCCGACAGCTTCCCGCGCGACGGCCAGACGATCTCCGTCATGCGGGTCACCGACTCCCGCGAAGTGCGCGAGGAGACCATCCCGTACAAGGTCGAGCGCAGCGACGACGCCACCCTGGCCGCCGGCACGGAGGTCGTCGAACGCAACGGGCGCAACGGCGTCCGCCGTGTCACCTACGCCCTGCGCACCGTCAACGGCGTCAAGCACAAACCGCGCAGGACCGGCGAGGAGACCCTGCGCGAACCGGTCAGCCGGATCGTGCGCGTCGGGACCAAGAAGCTCCCGGACTCGGTGGCGGGCGCCGACGGCCTGAACTGGAGCGGGCTCGCCGCCTGCGAGTCCGGCGGCCGCGCGGACGCCGTCGACCCCAGCGGTACGTACGGCGGGCTCTACCAGTTCGACACCCAGACCTGGCAGTCCCTCGGCGGCACCGGAAGACCCCAGGACGCCCCCGCCTCCGAGCAGACGTACCGGGCGAAGAAGCTCTACGCGCAGCGGGGGGCGAGTCCGTGGCCGCACTGCGGCAGTAGGCTCAGTGGGTGAGCAGCACTGAGCCCGACGCCCTCCTGGGCCCCGCAGACATCCGCGACCTGGCAGCGAAACTGGGCGTACGCCCCACCAAGCAGCGCGGTCAGAACTTCGTCATCGACGCCAACACCGTCCGCCGGATCGTGCGCACCGCCGAGGTGCGCCCCGACGACGTCGTGGTCGAGGTGGGGCCCGGACTGGGTTCGCTGACCCTGGCGCTGCTGGAGGCCGCGGACAGGGTCGTCGCCGTCGAGATCGACGACGTGCTCGCGGGGGCGCTGCCGGCCACGGTCGTGGCCCGGATGCCGGAGCGCGCCGACCGGTTCGCGCTCGTCCACTCCGACGCCATGCTGGTCCGCGAGCTGCCGGGCCCGCCGCCCACCGCGCTGGTGGCCAACCTGCCGTACAACGTGGCCGTGCCGGTCCTGCTCACCATGCTGGAGCGCTTCCCGAGCATCGAGCGGACCCTGGTGATGGTGCAGGCCGAGGTCGCCGACCGGCTGGCAGCCAAGCCGGGCAACAAGGTCTACGGTGTGCCGTCGGTCAAGGCCAACTGGTACGCCGACGTCAAGCGCGCCGGGTCCATCGGCCGCAAGGTCTTCTGGCCCGCGCCGAACGTCGACTCGGGGCTGGTGTCGCTGGTGCGGCGCGCGGAGCCGGTCAGGACCAGCGCGAGCCGTACCGAGGTCTTCGCGGTCGTCGACGCCGCGTTCGCGCAGCGCCGCAAGACGCTGCGCGCCGCCCTGGCGGGCTGGGCGGGTTCCGCGCCCGCCGCCGAGGCCGCGCTCGTGGCGGCCGGTGTCTCGCCGCAGGCCCGCGGCGAGGCACTGACGGTCGAGGAGTTCGCCGCGATCGCCGAGAACAAGCCGCAGAGCACGCCGGAGCCGTCCGCATGACCCGCAGTGTCACCGTCCGCGTCCCCGCCAAGGTCAACGCGCAGCTCGCCGTGGGCGCCCCGCGCCCCG belongs to Streptomyces finlayi and includes:
- a CDS encoding penicillin-binding transpeptidase domain-containing protein, coding for MRSGGKVAVIGGVFAVMAGGALYGAYTVVGGGSEDDGLRATGTSSEVKTGPLSEAEIAGTSKDFLKAWAAGDATAASLLTNNEAGAAQLLTGYTEDAHVTKAVITPGAAVGSKVPYTVKATVSYEGTSKTLSYASELTVVRGLTSGKALVDWEPTVIHPQLTDGATLRTGQASTPEIEAVDRNDKVLDKETYPSLAPVLATLREKYGAKSGGTAGIETWIEPAGESAPKTTLLNLTKGKPGKLRTTIEAGAQAAAERAVMQFDQASVVAVQPSTGAISAVANNPVTDFNAAMQGKQAPGSTLKIVTAALLIEKGLVSANAPVECPKDVLYEGNTFHNLDHFLLPPTDTFTTSFARSCNTAFIKKIDEVADDSALGKEARDVFGIGLDWKTGIFSTDGSIPEAVGGEAAAQYIGQGTVQMNALNIASITATARNGTFRQPVIVPQSLDGRQLAKASRSLPGYVTAQLNTMMRATATWGTGKAAMASVGGDKGAKTGSAEVDGQSVSNSWFTGFSDDLAAAAVVQSGGHGGDAAGPVVAAVLRAGR
- a CDS encoding protein kinase domain-containing protein, which gives rise to MNSDGPYEPPEGALNSLNPGPLSLVLNRRGSTVWEVKTELGPYAVKVGYASRTHAWTALAPAREAAILRQLSRERILSGEWERGTWSAQPWRKGDSLYELWEPHRFENASTAPDVGEALSCAVALAALHEKGWVHGDVQPAHFILGRTAESFLIDLALARGGAVPRGYDFPYRGCLVHYEAPEISASVLESGTATPTREADVYALGASLFISATGWRHVDYPDDASREDQRRAIVAGPHRPVDVPGVLGSLIPHMLSRSPTDRPSSAEVCETLSAAL
- a CDS encoding glycine-rich domain-containing protein — encoded protein: MTAISNDLRTGRALVDSELFDSIAEFTMVHFGYDKEKAERATDQAITFLATVATATVKMVPSDDVDGALHSFILHTADYREFCEKYAGRFLEHNPRPGGGGRVPAEVQATAHAIKAAGFMVMDDLWTVNGENAAQCDSDCGRDYRNV
- a CDS encoding dolichyl-phosphate-mannose--protein mannosyltransferase, which codes for MTSTAPEARQGQDAGEPYGAQPPAWQQRLRRFGHVPRQETGLRERLVPPYTRPGRRFWAVLGAPPALAGRLVRWSAWGGPLLVALVAGLLRFWNLGKPDAVIFDETYYAKDAWALVNQGYEGAWPKDIDKSILADPSKVPIPVDPGYVVHPPVGKWIIGAGEQLFGFTPFGWRFMVAVLGTLSVLMLCRIGRRLFRSTFLGCLAGLLLAVDGLHFVMSRTALLDLVLMFFVLAAFGCLVADRDRARRRLADALPVDAEGVTRPDARIAKTLRLGWRPWRLAAGLMLGLAFGTKWNGLYILAAFGVMAVLWDVGARRTAGAVQPYVAVLRRDLLPAFLSTVPVAIGTYLVTWTGWIVTDKGYYRNWAATEGKGGSFTWLPDWLRSLWHYEYQVYEFHVGLTSGHTYESNPWSWIVLGRPVSYFYEEQAGCAASATGKCAREVLAIGTPMLWWASCFALLYVLWRWFFRRDWRAGAIACGVAAGWVPWFFYQERTIFLFYAVVFVPFLCLAVAMMTGALIGPAAEARTGKDPEDPGLPAGDPSGERRRTLGAVAAGILVLLIVWNFVYFWPLYTGTSLPDTSWRDRMWLDTWV
- a CDS encoding tetratricopeptide repeat protein, with the translated sequence MATPEPNEGLERLYRETGWTLRQFAQEINRLGTERGTPLRYREPSVHQWLKGHKPREDVRPLILEALARRLRRPVTAGEAGLPPAAGDQQADHPSTVEGLLDLGRQDMDPSRRSILGVGLFSVALTIPNWPDVIGRMQAVQKGHVQRIGMTDVQTVAAMTERISDLDDQFGGRTARPMAAAFLVNTAAPYLRAEAPADVRKAMMGAVSDLCYLTGYMAVDEGLHGLAQRYYLKALELAGASEDHLTFCTTLRGMSVQAVDMGHGAEAMRLADAAAAASPKAGPRMRAFLAGQQAHAAAQTGARVAARAYLREAEVAMEKAESQSKAFGSYDPSSLLYHTSQVRFVLGDVAGSIAAMQQSDNIRQSVYRRARVRHRCTLAERQLDLGHLEAACQTWTLALDDYPSLQSGRADERIKTMHSRIRPYLRNHAARDLFEKARLVTPAELLPR
- a CDS encoding YbaK/EbsC family protein; translation: MSTPEATPATPSEAHPRFAEALRELGLEVEVRRFPEATRTAAEAAAAIGCELSAIVKSLVFEADGVPVLVLVDGSSRVDVELVRRELCAAKVTRPGADLVRETTGYAIGGVPPFGHRTKTRVLADRGLLDHAVVWAAAGTPYTVFPLDPKTLIGHAGGTLVDVRERSE
- the rsmI gene encoding 16S rRNA (cytidine(1402)-2'-O)-methyltransferase; the protein is MAPVTGSTGTLVLAGTPIGDMADAPPRLAAELSTADIVAAEDTRRLRRLTQALGIRTTGRVVSYFEGNETARTPELVEALAAGARVLLVTDAGMPSVSDPGYRLVAAAVEKDIKVTAVPGPSAVLTALALSGLPVDRFCFEGFLPRKAGERLGKLREVAGERRTMVFFEAPHRLDDTLAAMAEVFGADRRAAVCRELTKTYEEVKRGPLGELAVWAAEGVRGEITVVVEGATASGDEGLDAEELVRRVQVREEAGERRKEAIAAVAADAGLPKREVFDAVVAAKNAARTAPAEGKH